Genomic window (Polaribacter batillariae):
TATGTTTGGCAAGATAAAAGACAAGGAGGATTGCTTTATAAAGAACTACGAACAGGTCAAAAAAAATATAAAAAAAGGTATGGAAGTAAATCCAATAGAGGACAAATACCCGATAAAGTGTCTATAGAAAAACGTCCAAAAATTGTAGAACTCAAAGAAAGAGTAGGTGATTTAGAATCTGATTTAATTATAGGAAAAGACCATAAAGGAGCTTTATTAACCATTGTAGATCGCTATTCTAGTTTTTTATGGATTGAAAATGTGACAGGAAAAAAAGCAGATATGATTACAAAAATGACTATAAACACTTTAGCACCACATAAAAAATGGGTTCGAACAATTACCAATGATAATGGAAAAGAGTTTGCAGGACATAAAAAAATAGCAGAAAAATTAAATTGTGATGTCTATTTTGCTCACCCTTATAGCTCTTGGGAACGTGGACTTAACGAGTATACGAACAAACTTATCAGACAATATTTCCCAAAAAATGAACACTTGGATAATGTCAAACAAAAGGATATTTTTGAAACGGTAAACAAACTCAATAATAGACCAAGAAAAAAGTTAGGATACAGAACCCCTAAAGAGGTTTTTTATCAATTTATTAACCAAAATCAAAAACTTGCACTTGGTACTTGAATCTACGATATAAAATACCTCTTTTAAAAAACTATTTAATCGAAAAAATAATAGTACATTTGCAACCTCAATGAAAAAAATTTCGTTGAAATACATAAAAATCATTTAAATAATATTGGCATGTACTTAACAAAAGAAGTAAAAGAAAGCATCTTCGAAAAACACGGTAAAGGAAAAAACGATACAGGTACTTCAGAAGGGCAAATTGCATTGTTCACACACAGAATCAATCACTTAACAGAGCATTTAAAAAGAAATCGTAAAGATTTTAACACAGAACGTTCGTTAGTAAGAATGGTTGGTAAGCGTAGAAGTTTATTAGACTATCTTAAGAAAAAAGATATTGAAAGATATCGTGCAATTATTAAAGAATTAGGAATTAGAAAATAATTCTTACAAAAAAAGAGGTACTATAAACGTGCCTCTTTTTTTTCTTTTGGCTACCACCGAAAGAGATTTAAAATAAATATTCTCTGCTTAACAAACAGATTTTATATAAAAAATCGAAAATACCAACAATATTTTCGAATTTCCATTGGAAAAAACACACAACAACCAAAACAACACAACAACAAACAAATTAAAAATTAGAATTAAATTTTATGATTCCAAAAGTATTTAAAGAGGTTATAGACCTTGGAGATGGAAGAACCATCTCGTTAGAAACCGGTAAATTAGCGAAACAAGCACACGGTTCTGTTGTTGTTCAAATGGGTAAAGCAATGTTATTATGTACAGTAGTTTCTAACTACAAACAAAGTGATGTTGATTTTTTACCACTTACAGTAGATTATAGAGAAAAATTTGCGGCTGCAGGTCGTTATCCTGGAGGTTTCTTTAAAAGAGAAGCAAGACCAAGTGATGGTGAAGTACTAACAATGCGTTTAGTAGATCGTGTTTTACGCCCATTATTTCCAAAAGATTACCACGCAGAAACACAAGTAATGGTTCAGTTAATGTCTCATGACGAAGATGTAATGCCAGATGCTTTAGCAGGTTTAGCAGCATCTACAGCAATACAATTATCAGACATTCCTTTTGAAACTCCAATTTCTGAAGCACGCGTTGCCAGAGTAAATGGAGAATTTGTAATTAACCCTACAAGAGCACAATTAGAAACATCTGATATTGATATGATGATTGGTGCTTCTGCAGATTCTGTAATGATGGTAGAAGGCGAAATGGATGAAATTTCTGAAGAAGAAATGGCAGAAGCAATTAAATTTGCACACGAAGCCATTAAGGTACAATGTGCTGCACAAGTTCGTTTGGCAGAAGCTTTTGGGAAAAAAGAAACCCGTGAGTACGAACCAGAAAGAGAAGATGAAGATTTAGCTAAAAAAATCGAAGATTTAGCATACGATAAATGTTATGCAATTGCAAAACAAGGAACTTCTAAAGCAGAGCGATCTGCAGCTTTTGAAGAAGTAAAAGAAGAAATTTTAGCGACTTTTACCGAAGAAGAATTAGAAGACTTTGGTGGTTTAGTTGGAAAATACTTTAATAAGGCACAAAAAAAAGCGGTTAGAGAATTAACTTTAGCAGAAGGTTTGCGTTTAGACGGTCGTAAAACCACTGATATTCGACCAATTTGGTGCGAAGTAGATTACTTACCATCAACTCATGGTTCATCAATTTTTACTCGTGGAGAAACACAAGCATTAGCAACTGTAACCTTAGGTACTTCTAGAGAAGCAAACCAAATAGATATGGCTTCTTACGAAGGCGAAGAAACATTCTATTTACACTATAACTTTCCTCCATTTTGTACAGGAGAAGCAAGACCCCTAAGAGGCACCTCTCGTAGAGAAGTTGGTCATGGAAACTTGGCTCAAAGAGCTTTAAAAGGAATGATTCCTGCAGATTGCCCATATACAGTAAGAGTCGTTTCCGAAGTTTTAGAATCTAATGGTTCTTCTTCTATGGCTACGGTTTGTTCTGGTACCATGGCATTAATGGATGCTGGTGTACAATTAAAAAAACCCGTTTCTGGTATTGCAATGGGATTAATTTCTGATGGAGAACGTTACGCAGTTTTATCTGATATTTTAGGAGATGAAGATCATTTAGGTGATATGGACTTTAAAGTAACTGGAACTGCTGACGGAATTACAGCTTGCCAAATGGATATTAAAGTAAAAGGACTTTCTTACGAGATTTTAGTGAACGCACTAAAACAAGCAAGAGATGGTCGTTTGCATATTTTAGAGAAGCTTACAGATACAATTGCAACACCAAATGCAGAAGTGAAAGCACACGCTCCTAAAATGATTACAAGAAGAATTCCTAATGATATGATTGGTGCATTTATTGGACCCGGAGGAAAACATATCCAAGAATTACAAAAAGAAACTGGAACTACTATTGTAATTACAGAAGATGCCACTACCGAAGAAGGAATTATCGAAATCTTAGGCACAAAACCAGAAGGAATTGAACAAGTAATTGCTAGAATCGATTCGATGCTATTTAAACCACAAGTTGGTAGCGTTTACGAAGTAAAAGTAATTAAAATGTTAGATTTTGGTGCAGTGGTAGAATATGTTGAAGCACCAGGAAACGAAGTTTTATTGCACGTTTCCGAATTGGCTTGGGAACGTACAGAAAACGTTTCTGACGTTGTAAACATGGGAGATGTTTTTGATGTAAAGTACTTTGGTTTAGACCCAAGAACGCGTAAAGAAAAAGTTTCTCGAAAAGCATTACTACCAAAACCAGAAGGTTATGTAACAAGACCACCAAGAGACAACAATCGTTCTGGCGGAAGAGATAATCGCGGACGTGACAACAGACGTGAAGACAGAAAACCAAGAGCACCAAGAAAAGAAGATTAATTTTTTTACTGAATTTTTTTCAGTATTTTAAATCGATATTAAAAATCGCTAATTAATTTTAGCGATTTTTTGCGTTTATAAGCTTTTTGTAAAATGCTTTTATTTTCTTTGTAACTCTTTATGAAAATACAACATCATACATATTTATCTTTAGGAACAAACCAAGGAAACAAGTTAGAGAACCTCCAAAAAGCAATTTATTTAATTGCAAACCAAATTGGCGATGTTCAAAAAATATCTTCTATTTACAAAACACCTGCTTGGGGTTTTAAAGGCGATGATTTTTACAATATATGTCTTTTAGTTTCTACAAATCTAATTCCAGAAACATTAATAACCTCTCTTTTACAAATTGAAAGAGATTTAGGAAGACAAAGAAACGATACAAAAGAATACCAAAATAGAAATATAGATATTGATGTTTTATTATATGATGATGAAATTATCATTTCGAAAACACTAACAATTCCTCATCCAAAAATGTTAGAACGCAAATTTGTGATGATTCCTTTGGCAGAAATTGCACCAAATAAAACCCATCCAGCAGAAAAGAAACAAATTATCAATTGCTTACAAAATATAAACGACTCTTCTGAAATTGTAACAATCGAAGAAAAATTAATTCGTCCTATTCCTTTGGTAGAAAAATACAATTACATTGCTATTGAAGGCAATATTGGTTCAGGAAAAACCTCTTTGGCAAATTTACTTTCAGAAAATTTTAATGCCAAATTAGTTTTAGAACGCTTTGCAGACAATCCATTTTTACCAAAATTCTACGAAGACAAAGAACGCTATGCATTTCCATTAGAGATGAGTTTTTTAGCAGACAGATATCAACAATTGAGTGACGATTTAGCACAATTCGACCTATTTAAAAGCTTTATTATTTCAGATTATTATATTTTCAAATCTTTAATATTCGCACAAGTAACACTTTCTAAAGACGAATATTTTTTATACAAGAAAGTCTTTAATTTAATTTATAAAGAAATTACCAAACCCGATTTGTATATTTATTTATACCAAAATACAGATCGTTTGTTAGAAAATATAAAAAAAAGAGGACGATCTTATGAGAAAAATATAGAAAAATCGTACCTCAAAAAAATTCATGATGGTTACATAAGTTTTATTAATACTCAAAAAGATTTAAATTTATTAGTCATAGATGTATCTGAAATTGATTTTGTAAATAGTAGCGCAGACTATAACTTTATTATTAATAAAATAAAGTGTAATTAAAAAAAAAATTATACTTTTGCTGGATATTCCCCCATAACTTATTTGATTAACGATTATAAATAACCTAATGAGGAGAATTTTTTTAATTGCTATTTTAAGTTGTTTTACAACAACTACAATATTTGGTCAATTTACTACAGACGAAATTACTTACAGGAAAAGAATCGATTTAAACAATAGCAACAGCTGGGCTGTTGGTGGTGGTATTAGCAATTTTATCATGCATGGAGATTTACGTTCTATTGGTTCTGGAGACGATACAAACTATTTTAATGTTGGAGCTTACGCGTATCTAGACAAAATGTTTAACCCACTTTTAGGTTTAGAAATTAAAGCTTTTTACACGCAAATGTCTGGTGGAGCACAATATTTTTCTACCACAGATGCCTACAGAGTTTTATATACCGAAGACAATGTAGTTTTACAAGACAATATGTATTTTAAAGGAAATGCTTATGGTGCTGAATTGAATTTAATTTTTAG
Coding sequences:
- a CDS encoding IS30 family transposase yields the protein MNYKQLTFEQRYSIELMLKAKISKKEIIKSLCINESTFYRELKRNSKPRTYSAKHAQKLADERKKEGHYKTIFSTEMKKIIKEKMIKFQWSPEQIVGWCKLKAIQMVSHERIYQYVWQDKRQGGLLYKELRTGQKKYKKRYGSKSNRGQIPDKVSIEKRPKIVELKERVGDLESDLIIGKDHKGALLTIVDRYSSFLWIENVTGKKADMITKMTINTLAPHKKWVRTITNDNGKEFAGHKKIAEKLNCDVYFAHPYSSWERGLNEYTNKLIRQYFPKNEHLDNVKQKDIFETVNKLNNRPRKKLGYRTPKEVFYQFINQNQKLALGT
- the rpsO gene encoding 30S ribosomal protein S15, producing MYLTKEVKESIFEKHGKGKNDTGTSEGQIALFTHRINHLTEHLKRNRKDFNTERSLVRMVGKRRSLLDYLKKKDIERYRAIIKELGIRK
- a CDS encoding polyribonucleotide nucleotidyltransferase, whose amino-acid sequence is MIPKVFKEVIDLGDGRTISLETGKLAKQAHGSVVVQMGKAMLLCTVVSNYKQSDVDFLPLTVDYREKFAAAGRYPGGFFKREARPSDGEVLTMRLVDRVLRPLFPKDYHAETQVMVQLMSHDEDVMPDALAGLAASTAIQLSDIPFETPISEARVARVNGEFVINPTRAQLETSDIDMMIGASADSVMMVEGEMDEISEEEMAEAIKFAHEAIKVQCAAQVRLAEAFGKKETREYEPEREDEDLAKKIEDLAYDKCYAIAKQGTSKAERSAAFEEVKEEILATFTEEELEDFGGLVGKYFNKAQKKAVRELTLAEGLRLDGRKTTDIRPIWCEVDYLPSTHGSSIFTRGETQALATVTLGTSREANQIDMASYEGEETFYLHYNFPPFCTGEARPLRGTSRREVGHGNLAQRALKGMIPADCPYTVRVVSEVLESNGSSSMATVCSGTMALMDAGVQLKKPVSGIAMGLISDGERYAVLSDILGDEDHLGDMDFKVTGTADGITACQMDIKVKGLSYEILVNALKQARDGRLHILEKLTDTIATPNAEVKAHAPKMITRRIPNDMIGAFIGPGGKHIQELQKETGTTIVITEDATTEEGIIEILGTKPEGIEQVIARIDSMLFKPQVGSVYEVKVIKMLDFGAVVEYVEAPGNEVLLHVSELAWERTENVSDVVNMGDVFDVKYFGLDPRTRKEKVSRKALLPKPEGYVTRPPRDNNRSGGRDNRGRDNRREDRKPRAPRKED
- the folK gene encoding 2-amino-4-hydroxy-6-hydroxymethyldihydropteridine diphosphokinase — its product is MKIQHHTYLSLGTNQGNKLENLQKAIYLIANQIGDVQKISSIYKTPAWGFKGDDFYNICLLVSTNLIPETLITSLLQIERDLGRQRNDTKEYQNRNIDIDVLLYDDEIIISKTLTIPHPKMLERKFVMIPLAEIAPNKTHPAEKKQIINCLQNINDSSEIVTIEEKLIRPIPLVEKYNYIAIEGNIGSGKTSLANLLSENFNAKLVLERFADNPFLPKFYEDKERYAFPLEMSFLADRYQQLSDDLAQFDLFKSFIISDYYIFKSLIFAQVTLSKDEYFLYKKVFNLIYKEITKPDLYIYLYQNTDRLLENIKKRGRSYEKNIEKSYLKKIHDGYISFINTQKDLNLLVIDVSEIDFVNSSADYNFIINKIKCN